In one window of Bradyrhizobium diazoefficiens DNA:
- a CDS encoding electron transfer flavoprotein-ubiquinone oxidoreductase, which yields MSTEELPPRESMEFDVVVVGAGPSGLAAAIRLKQINADLNVVVVEKGSEVGAHILSGAVIDPAGLDKLIPDWREDSDCPLKTQVKDDRFYWMTSGGAIKLPNFITPPLMHNHHCYIGSLGNVCRWLGRKAEALGVEIYPGFAAAEVLYDERGAVKGIATGDMGIGRDGKPKDSFTRGMELLGKYTLFAEGARGSLTKQLIAKFALDANSEPAKFGIGLKEVWQIDPAKHQRGMIQHSFGWPLDLKTGGGSFLYHYDDNLVAVGFVVHLNYDDPYLSPFDEFQRFKTHASIRGTFEGAKRLAYGARAITEGGYQSVPKLTFPGGALVGCAAGFVNVPRIKGVHNAMGTGMLAAEHVAAALAAGRANDEIIDYEDAWRSSSVGKDLFLVRNVKPLWSKFGTVLGVALGGFDMWCNTLFGTSLFGTQAHAKPDRATLDPAKQHAPRNYPKPDGKITFDKLSSVFLSNTNHEEDQPVHLRVADMNLQKTSEHDVFAGPSNRYCPAGVYEWVDEGASPRYQINAQNCVHCKTCDVKDPNGNITWVPPEGGGGPNYEAM from the coding sequence ATGAGCACCGAAGAACTTCCCCCGCGCGAATCCATGGAATTCGACGTCGTCGTCGTTGGCGCCGGTCCCTCGGGCCTGGCGGCGGCGATCCGGCTGAAGCAGATCAATGCCGATCTCAACGTCGTTGTGGTGGAGAAGGGCTCCGAGGTTGGTGCGCACATTCTCTCTGGCGCCGTGATCGACCCGGCTGGGCTCGACAAGCTGATCCCGGATTGGCGTGAGGATTCGGACTGCCCGCTGAAGACGCAGGTCAAGGACGATCGCTTCTACTGGATGACGTCCGGGGGTGCGATCAAACTGCCGAATTTCATCACGCCGCCGCTGATGCACAACCATCATTGCTACATCGGTTCGCTCGGCAATGTCTGCCGCTGGCTGGGTCGCAAGGCAGAGGCGCTCGGCGTCGAGATCTATCCGGGCTTTGCTGCAGCCGAAGTGCTCTATGACGAGCGGGGCGCGGTGAAAGGCATCGCCACCGGCGACATGGGCATCGGCCGGGACGGCAAGCCGAAGGACTCCTTTACCCGCGGCATGGAATTGCTCGGCAAGTACACGCTGTTCGCCGAAGGCGCACGCGGCAGCCTGACCAAGCAGCTGATCGCGAAGTTTGCCCTCGATGCCAACAGCGAGCCGGCGAAGTTCGGCATCGGCCTGAAGGAAGTCTGGCAGATCGATCCCGCCAAGCACCAGAGGGGCATGATCCAGCATTCCTTCGGCTGGCCACTCGATCTGAAGACCGGCGGCGGCTCGTTCCTCTATCACTATGACGACAACCTGGTCGCCGTGGGCTTCGTCGTGCACCTCAACTATGACGACCCGTACCTGTCACCGTTCGATGAATTCCAGCGCTTCAAGACCCATGCCTCGATCCGCGGCACCTTCGAAGGCGCCAAGCGGCTCGCCTATGGCGCGCGTGCCATCACCGAGGGCGGCTATCAGTCGGTGCCGAAGCTGACCTTCCCTGGCGGTGCGCTGGTCGGCTGCGCGGCCGGCTTCGTCAACGTGCCCCGCATCAAGGGCGTGCACAATGCGATGGGTACCGGCATGTTAGCTGCCGAGCATGTCGCAGCCGCGCTTGCTGCCGGTCGCGCCAATGACGAGATCATCGACTACGAGGACGCCTGGCGTTCCTCGTCGGTCGGCAAGGATCTGTTCCTGGTCCGCAACGTCAAGCCGCTGTGGTCGAAGTTCGGCACCGTGCTCGGCGTCGCGCTCGGCGGCTTTGACATGTGGTGCAACACCCTGTTTGGCACCTCGCTGTTCGGCACGCAGGCGCATGCCAAGCCCGATCGCGCCACGCTCGATCCGGCCAAGCAGCACGCGCCGAGGAACTATCCCAAACCGGACGGCAAGATCACCTTTGACAAGCTGTCCTCGGTGTTCCTGTCCAACACCAACCATGAGGAAGATCAGCCGGTTCATCTCAGGGTCGCTGACATGAACCTGCAGAAGACCTCCGAGCACGATGTCTTCGCCGGTCCCTCGAACCGCTACTGCCCGGCCGGCGTCTATGAGTGGGTCGACGAGGGCGCGAGCCCGCGCTACCAGATCAACGCCCAGAACTGCGTCCACTGCAAAACCTGCGACGTGAAGGATCCCAACGGCAACATCACCTGGGTTCCCCCGGAAGGCGGCGGCGGACCGAACTACGAGGCGATGTAA
- a CDS encoding PA0069 family radical SAM protein has product MSPASSSALKHPPVTAPSEPAGAPSDFPELAVAIDRQRRRGRGARSNASGRFEAEARVAFDDGWQSLEELPPFKTTVGIDTSRKVITRNESPDIGFDRSINPYRGCEHGCVYCFARPTHAYLGLSPGLDFESKLFAKPEAPALLEKELAAAGYEPRMIAIGTNTDPYQPIERERKIMRGILEVLERAGHPVGIVTKSALVVRDIDILARMAKRNLAKVAISVTSLDPKLARTMEPRAATPPKRLEALKQLSEAGIPTTVMVAPVIPALNDSEIERILDAAAHAGVKEASYVLLRLPLEVRDLFREWLMANYPDRYRHVFTLIRDMRGGRDYDAKWGERMKGTGPMAWTIGRRFEIACDRLGLNKRRSKLTTDHFARPKKNGDQLSLF; this is encoded by the coding sequence ATGAGTCCAGCATCTTCTTCTGCTCTCAAGCACCCGCCGGTCACGGCGCCCTCCGAGCCGGCGGGTGCGCCTTCTGACTTTCCTGAGCTGGCGGTCGCCATCGACCGCCAGCGCAGGCGAGGGCGGGGCGCGCGATCGAATGCAAGCGGCCGCTTTGAGGCCGAGGCGCGCGTCGCCTTCGACGACGGCTGGCAGAGCCTGGAAGAGCTGCCGCCATTCAAGACCACGGTCGGCATCGACACCTCGCGCAAGGTGATCACCCGCAACGAGTCCCCCGACATCGGTTTCGACCGTTCGATCAATCCCTATCGCGGCTGCGAGCATGGCTGCGTCTATTGCTTCGCGCGGCCGACGCATGCCTATCTCGGCCTGTCGCCGGGGCTCGATTTCGAGTCGAAGCTGTTTGCCAAGCCCGAGGCGCCGGCGCTGCTCGAAAAAGAGCTCGCCGCAGCCGGCTACGAGCCGCGGATGATTGCGATCGGCACCAACACCGATCCCTACCAGCCGATCGAGCGCGAGCGCAAAATCATGCGCGGCATTCTCGAAGTGCTGGAGCGCGCCGGCCACCCCGTCGGCATCGTCACCAAGTCCGCGCTGGTCGTGCGCGACATCGACATTCTCGCGCGCATGGCCAAGCGCAACCTCGCCAAGGTCGCGATCTCCGTGACCTCGCTCGATCCGAAGCTCGCGCGCACCATGGAGCCGCGGGCCGCGACGCCGCCGAAGCGGCTGGAGGCGCTGAAGCAGCTCTCGGAGGCCGGCATTCCGACCACCGTGATGGTCGCGCCCGTGATCCCCGCGCTGAACGATTCCGAGATCGAGCGCATTCTCGATGCCGCCGCCCATGCCGGCGTCAAGGAAGCCTCCTACGTGCTGCTGCGGCTGCCGCTGGAGGTGCGCGATCTCTTCCGCGAATGGCTGATGGCGAACTATCCGGATCGCTACCGCCACGTCTTCACGCTGATCCGCGACATGCGCGGCGGCCGCGATTACGACGCGAAATGGGGCGAGCGGATGAAGGGCACGGGCCCGATGGCTTGGACCATCGGCCGCCGCTTCGAGATCGCCTGCGACAGGCTCGGGCTCAACAAGCGCCGCTCGAAGCTGACGACGGATCATTTTGCCCGGCCGAAGAAGAACGGAGATCAGCTCAGCCTGTTCTAG
- a CDS encoding glycosyltransferase family 39 protein, producing the protein MRFTSLVIELIRARPRLIVWIAVLSQAAMWLLVALLFYRSPPGNLATLLAFGREYQVGTDLGPPLSIWLADIAYRAAGGHMFGVYVLAELCEIATFITLYHLSRAVVGTQQAVLAVLLTMTVLAFSSSALDFGPLVLARPLWMLLLLHSWQIIGQRRGNAWFAWSIEAGLLLLTTPAAIFLLALLVIFALSTAGGRRTLRALDPLFALVVVAVLALPYAVWQMRAETLVLPALPQVAELGARALHAAWLLGGLVLGAVAVPVLTFLNTGLFAGKSEEAPIIYRPTVEPLGRNFVYFFALAPALGAVLISGLFGLDAVVGGAGIVLVMSGLAVVVVAGDLIAMRRARMLRTVWVAAIVAPAAGVVLAVLFLPWSGTGEIATSMPARAISDFFDDSFARRTNHRLRAVAGETQLASLIALHSGRPHLFIDAAPARTPWVTPAKFTETGGVVVWRASDTAGTPPPEILARFPGIVPEVPRAFEWLVTGRQQLLRIGWAIVRPKGT; encoded by the coding sequence ATGCGGTTTACCTCCCTGGTCATCGAGCTCATTCGCGCCCGGCCGCGGCTGATCGTCTGGATTGCCGTGCTCTCGCAGGCCGCGATGTGGCTGCTGGTGGCGCTGCTGTTCTACCGCAGTCCGCCCGGCAACCTCGCGACGCTCCTGGCCTTCGGCCGCGAATACCAGGTCGGCACTGATCTCGGCCCGCCGCTGTCGATTTGGCTTGCCGATATCGCCTATCGCGCCGCGGGCGGCCACATGTTCGGCGTCTACGTCCTGGCCGAGCTCTGCGAGATCGCGACCTTCATCACGCTTTATCATTTGTCCCGCGCCGTGGTCGGCACCCAGCAGGCGGTGCTCGCCGTGCTTCTGACCATGACGGTGCTGGCCTTCTCCTCCTCCGCGCTCGATTTCGGTCCCCTGGTGCTGGCGCGGCCGCTGTGGATGCTATTGCTGCTGCATTCCTGGCAGATCATCGGCCAACGCCGCGGCAATGCCTGGTTCGCCTGGTCGATCGAGGCCGGCCTGCTGTTACTGACCACGCCGGCGGCGATCTTCCTGCTCGCGTTGCTCGTCATTTTCGCGCTCTCGACCGCCGGCGGGCGGCGGACCTTACGCGCGCTCGACCCGTTGTTCGCGCTCGTCGTCGTTGCCGTGCTGGCGCTGCCCTATGCCGTCTGGCAGATGCGCGCCGAGACACTGGTGCTGCCGGCGTTGCCGCAAGTTGCTGAACTCGGCGCCCGCGCGCTGCACGCCGCCTGGCTGCTCGGCGGGCTCGTGCTCGGCGCCGTGGCGGTTCCGGTGCTGACATTCCTCAACACCGGCCTGTTCGCCGGCAAGAGCGAGGAAGCGCCGATCATCTACCGGCCGACGGTCGAGCCGCTGGGACGCAACTTCGTCTATTTCTTCGCGTTGGCGCCGGCGCTCGGTGCGGTTCTGATCTCCGGCTTGTTCGGGCTAGACGCCGTCGTCGGCGGCGCCGGAATTGTGCTGGTCATGTCGGGCCTTGCCGTGGTCGTGGTCGCCGGCGATCTCATTGCGATGCGCCGCGCACGGATGCTGCGCACGGTGTGGGTCGCCGCCATCGTGGCGCCGGCCGCCGGCGTCGTGCTGGCCGTGCTGTTTCTGCCGTGGAGTGGCACCGGCGAGATCGCGACCTCGATGCCGGCGCGGGCGATCTCCGATTTCTTCGACGACAGCTTTGCCCGCCGCACCAACCATCGTCTGCGCGCTGTCGCGGGTGAAACCCAGCTTGCAAGCCTGATTGCGCTGCATTCCGGCCGCCCACATCTCTTCATCGATGCCGCGCCCGCGCGTACGCCGTGGGTGACGCCGGCCAAATTCACCGAGACCGGCGGCGTCGTGGTCTGGCGCGCCTCCGACACCGCCGGGACTCCGCCGCCCGAAATCCTCGCGCGCTTCCCCGGCATCGTGCCGGAAGTGCCGCGCGCCTTCGAATGGCTGGTGACCGGGCGTCAGCAATTATTGCGCATCGGCTGGGCGATCGTGCGGCCGAAGGGGACGTAG
- a CDS encoding ribonuclease HII: MIRDKSAKTPVKEAPTKDVANKATPAKASFRRERALIKRGVWPVAGCDEAGRGPLAGPVVAAAVILDPARIPRGIDDSKRLTPEERERLFDKICATAQVSVVVASRARIDRDNILRASLWALKRAVVALPESPKHVFVDGRDRLDTACDCEAVIGGDGIVLSIAAASIVAKVTRDRLMCALAQDCPGYGFEQHKGYGVPEHLDALNRLGPTVHHRSFFAPVAAARAKHMPWTVQPVQDLFSVTEVEVQMDATVDIDTSASLQSRLSLPQRAAPFIKTDVSE; encoded by the coding sequence ATGATTCGGGACAAGTCCGCCAAGACGCCAGTCAAAGAGGCACCAACGAAGGACGTTGCCAACAAGGCCACGCCGGCGAAGGCGAGCTTCCGCCGCGAGCGCGCGCTGATCAAGCGCGGCGTCTGGCCGGTCGCAGGCTGCGACGAGGCCGGCCGCGGCCCGCTGGCCGGCCCCGTGGTGGCGGCCGCGGTGATTCTCGATCCCGCCCGCATCCCGCGCGGCATCGACGATTCCAAGCGGCTGACGCCGGAAGAGCGTGAAAGACTGTTCGACAAGATCTGCGCCACCGCCCAGGTCTCGGTCGTCGTTGCCTCACGCGCCCGGATCGACCGCGACAACATTCTGCGTGCCTCGCTATGGGCACTGAAGCGCGCGGTGGTGGCGCTGCCCGAATCGCCCAAGCACGTCTTCGTCGACGGCCGCGACCGCCTCGATACGGCCTGCGACTGCGAGGCCGTGATCGGCGGCGACGGCATCGTGCTGTCGATTGCGGCCGCCTCGATCGTTGCCAAGGTGACGCGCGACCGGCTGATGTGCGCGCTGGCGCAGGACTGCCCGGGCTACGGCTTCGAGCAGCACAAGGGCTATGGCGTTCCCGAGCATCTCGATGCGCTCAACCGCCTCGGCCCCACCGTCCACCACCGCAGCTTCTTTGCTCCCGTCGCCGCTGCCCGCGCCAAGCACATGCCTTGGACCGTTCAGCCGGTGCAGGACCTGTTCTCTGTGACCGAGGTCGAGGTGCAGATGGACGCGACCGTGGACATCGATACGTCAGCGAGCCTCCAGAGCAGACTGTCGTTGCCACAACGCGCAGCGCCCTTTATCAAAACAGATGTGAGCGAATAG
- a CDS encoding tetratricopeptide repeat protein, with product MFSNRFNRWTAAAIALAGSAIVAVPGAVLAQTPDHPADTAAQFPSRNDLKSLTTAGSYLAARHASVERDATSAAAFYRSALRTDPKNNELLDRAFISSVDDGDIEEAVKLAERILTIDKTNRVARLVVGVHDLKLKKYPSAQSNISQSVRGPITDLVATLLSGWAAYGAGDAKGAVATIDKLAGPEWYPLFKDLHAGMILENAGKEKDAGVRFERAYKLDDSMLRVTEAYARWLSRNKDAASATAIYEAFDKKLARHPLIVEGLRETKAGKKLPPLVDSAQAGAAEALYGIGATLTRRGGEDLALVYLQLALYLQPSHPLALLSLADLYESVKRPQMAIKIYERVPSSSPLKRNAQIQLAIDLDSADRTDEAIKILKGVTSEDSKDLEAIMALGNLERGRKKFGDCGATYSRGIDVLPAGNDKANSVWYYYRGICEERSKEWGRAEADMKKALELQPDQPHVLNYLGYSWIDQGVNLDEGMKMIKRAVEQRPDDGYIVDSLGWAYYRIGNYEEAVKNLERAIDLKPEDPTINDHLGDAYWRVGRTLEAKFQWAHARDLKPEPEELPKIEAKIANGMTDDNSNSSAAQVEKKKDDDKGG from the coding sequence ATGTTTTCAAATCGTTTCAACCGCTGGACTGCTGCTGCCATCGCCCTTGCCGGCTCTGCGATCGTGGCGGTCCCCGGCGCGGTGCTGGCGCAGACGCCGGATCATCCGGCCGACACGGCGGCGCAATTTCCGAGCCGAAACGATCTGAAGTCGCTCACCACCGCCGGCAGCTATCTCGCCGCCCGTCACGCCAGCGTCGAGCGCGACGCGACCTCCGCCGCCGCCTTCTACCGCTCCGCGCTGCGGACCGATCCCAAGAACAACGAGCTACTCGACCGCGCCTTCATCTCCTCGGTCGACGATGGCGACATCGAGGAAGCGGTCAAGCTTGCCGAGCGCATCCTCACCATCGACAAGACCAATCGTGTCGCGCGCCTCGTGGTCGGCGTGCATGATTTGAAGCTGAAGAAATATCCGAGCGCGCAGAGCAACATCAGCCAGTCGGTTCGCGGGCCGATCACCGATCTCGTCGCGACGCTGCTGTCCGGCTGGGCCGCCTATGGTGCCGGCGATGCCAAGGGTGCGGTTGCCACCATCGACAAGCTGGCCGGCCCGGAATGGTATCCGCTGTTCAAGGACCTGCACGCCGGCATGATCCTCGAGAACGCCGGCAAGGAAAAGGACGCGGGCGTCCGCTTCGAGCGCGCCTACAAGCTCGACGATTCCATGCTGCGCGTCACCGAGGCCTATGCGCGCTGGCTGTCGCGCAACAAGGACGCCGCCTCGGCGACCGCGATCTATGAAGCCTTCGACAAGAAGCTCGCCCGTCATCCGCTGATCGTGGAAGGCCTGCGTGAAACCAAGGCCGGCAAGAAGCTGCCGCCGCTGGTCGATTCTGCGCAGGCCGGCGCGGCCGAGGCGCTCTACGGCATCGGCGCCACGCTGACCCGCCGCGGCGGCGAGGATCTGGCGCTGGTCTATCTCCAGCTCGCGCTCTATCTTCAGCCCAGTCATCCGCTGGCCTTGCTCTCGCTCGCCGACCTCTACGAATCGGTGAAGCGGCCGCAGATGGCGATCAAGATCTACGAGCGCGTGCCGTCGAGCTCGCCCTTGAAACGCAACGCGCAGATCCAGCTCGCCATTGACCTTGATTCCGCCGACCGCACCGACGAGGCGATCAAGATCCTCAAGGGCGTGACATCGGAGGATTCCAAGGATCTCGAAGCCATCATGGCGCTCGGCAATCTCGAGCGCGGCCGCAAGAAGTTCGGCGACTGCGGCGCGACCTATTCGCGGGGCATCGACGTATTGCCGGCCGGCAACGACAAGGCCAACAGCGTCTGGTACTACTACCGCGGCATCTGCGAGGAGCGCTCCAAGGAATGGGGCAGGGCTGAAGCCGACATGAAGAAGGCGCTCGAGCTCCAGCCCGACCAGCCGCATGTCCTGAACTATCTCGGCTATTCCTGGATCGACCAGGGCGTGAATCTCGACGAAGGCATGAAGATGATCAAGCGCGCCGTCGAGCAGCGTCCCGACGACGGCTACATCGTCGATTCCCTCGGGTGGGCCTATTACCGCATCGGCAACTACGAAGAGGCGGTGAAGAACCTCGAGCGCGCGATCGACCTCAAGCCCGAGGATCCCACCATCAACGACCATCTGGGCGACGCCTATTGGCGCGTTGGACGCACGCTGGAGGCCAAATTCCAGTGGGCGCACGCCCGCGATCTCAAGCCCGAGCCGGAAGAGCTGCCGAAGATCGAGGCCAAGATCGCCAACGGCATGACCGACGACAATTCCAACTCCTCGGCGGCACAGGTCGAGAAGAAGAAGGACGACGACAAGGGCGGTTGA
- a CDS encoding uracil-DNA glycosylase family protein yields the protein MIPEPAPTVRELLAFYLEAGIDCALAEEPVDRLAELDAPQPAPRAAPPVETPRPVAAPAVMRGEATPAPDVAIVSAREAARTAPTLEALRELMQSFEGCALKHTATRLVFADGNPQARIMFVGEAPGRDEDIEGLPFVGRSGKLLDLMIGAIGLNRTTAYITNVIPWRPPGNRTPTPQETQICLPFIQRHIELVNPDVLVTLGNPSTQTLLSTREGIMRTRGRWFDYDTGGRTIRALPTFHPAYLLRSPSYKRLAWQDLRAIAKVLAGG from the coding sequence ATGATCCCCGAACCCGCCCCCACCGTCCGAGAGCTGCTCGCCTTCTATCTGGAGGCCGGTATCGATTGTGCGCTCGCCGAGGAACCAGTCGACCGCCTGGCGGAATTGGACGCCCCGCAGCCCGCCCCGCGCGCGGCGCCGCCGGTGGAAACACCGCGGCCTGTCGCAGCACCTGCGGTGATGCGCGGCGAGGCCACCCCCGCGCCTGACGTCGCCATCGTCTCGGCGCGCGAGGCCGCGCGCACTGCGCCGACGTTGGAGGCCTTGCGCGAGCTGATGCAGAGCTTCGAGGGCTGCGCGCTCAAACACACCGCGACGCGGCTGGTGTTCGCCGACGGCAATCCGCAAGCGCGCATCATGTTCGTCGGCGAGGCGCCGGGCCGCGACGAGGACATCGAGGGGCTGCCCTTCGTCGGGCGCAGCGGCAAGCTGCTCGATTTGATGATAGGCGCCATCGGCCTGAACCGCACCACGGCCTACATCACCAACGTGATTCCCTGGCGACCGCCCGGTAACCGCACCCCGACACCGCAGGAGACGCAGATCTGCCTGCCCTTCATCCAGCGCCATATCGAGCTCGTGAACCCCGACGTGCTGGTGACGCTCGGTAATCCCTCGACGCAAACACTGCTCTCGACCCGCGAGGGCATCATGCGGACGCGCGGGCGTTGGTTCGACTACGACACGGGCGGGCGCACCATCCGCGCGCTGCCGACCTTCCACCCGGCCTATCTCCTGCGCTCGCCATCCTACAAGCGCCTGGCCTGGCAGGATCTGCGGGCAATCGCGAAGGTGCTGGCGGGCGGGTAA
- a CDS encoding 4-(cytidine 5'-diphospho)-2-C-methyl-D-erythritol kinase translates to MSALVEEGRAKVNLSLRVIGRRADGYHDLESVVAFADCADRLALEPGDELKLTTTGPLAAACGDTSDNLVFKAAELLAEAVPNLKLGAFALDKILPVAAGIGGGSADAAAGLRLLARLNNLSLDDPRLQKVALATGADVPVCLHSRACDMTGVGEQLLPLALPSMPCVMVNPRVPVATKDVFQALGLRNGELLVGATDVLEAAAWPEEGGSIADWVEVLETVPNDLEAPAMRIEPVIGDVLEALRDSAGVKLARMSGSGATCFAIYGASAQAHGAAEKIRRDHPGWWVHAGALS, encoded by the coding sequence ATGTCGGCGTTAGTTGAAGAGGGGCGCGCGAAGGTCAATCTGAGCCTTCGCGTGATCGGCCGTCGCGCCGACGGCTATCATGATCTGGAAAGCGTGGTCGCATTCGCCGATTGTGCCGACCGGCTCGCGCTGGAGCCGGGTGACGAGCTGAAGCTGACCACCACGGGGCCGCTCGCGGCCGCCTGCGGCGACACATCAGACAATCTCGTGTTCAAGGCGGCCGAGCTCTTGGCCGAAGCCGTGCCGAATTTGAAGCTCGGCGCTTTCGCGCTCGACAAGATCTTGCCGGTCGCAGCCGGTATCGGCGGCGGCTCGGCCGATGCGGCGGCGGGGTTACGGCTGCTTGCCCGTCTCAACAATCTGTCGCTCGATGATCCGCGCCTGCAGAAGGTCGCGCTTGCGACCGGCGCCGACGTGCCGGTGTGCCTGCACTCGCGCGCCTGCGACATGACCGGGGTCGGCGAGCAGTTGCTGCCGCTGGCGTTGCCGAGCATGCCCTGCGTGATGGTCAATCCGCGCGTGCCGGTCGCGACCAAGGACGTGTTCCAGGCGCTCGGCTTGCGCAACGGCGAGCTGCTGGTCGGCGCGACTGACGTCCTTGAAGCCGCGGCTTGGCCGGAGGAGGGTGGATCGATCGCCGACTGGGTCGAGGTTCTCGAAACCGTGCCCAACGATCTCGAAGCCCCCGCGATGCGCATCGAGCCTGTGATCGGTGACGTGCTGGAAGCCTTGCGCGATTCCGCCGGCGTCAAGCTGGCACGGATGTCCGGCTCGGGCGCGACCTGCTTTGCGATCTATGGTGCGTCCGCGCAGGCGCACGGCGCCGCGGAGAAGATCCGCAGGGATCACCCCGGCTGGTGGGTGCATGCGGGGGCGTTGAGCTAG